In one window of Pseudomonas sp. IAC-BECa141 DNA:
- the ptsP gene encoding phosphoenolpyruvate--protein phosphotransferase, whose protein sequence is MLNTLRKIVQEVNSAKDLKAALGIIVLRVKEAMGSQVCSVYLLDPETNRFVLMATEGLNKRSIGKVSMAPNEGLVGLVGTREEPLNLENAADHPRYRYFAETGEERYASFLGAPIIHHRRVVGVLVIQQKERRQFDEGEEAFLVTMSAQLAGVIAHAEATGSIRGLGRQGKGIQEAKFVGVPGSPGAAVGTAVVMLPPADLDVVPDKTITDIDAELALFKTAIEGVRADMRALSAKLATQLRPEERALFDVYLMMLDDASLGSEITTVIKTGQWAQGALRQVVTDHVNRFELMDDEYLRERASDVKDLGRRLLAYLQEERQQNLVYPEKTILVSEELTPAMLGEVPEGTLVGLVSVLGSGNSHVAILARAMGIPTVMGLVDLPYAKVDGIELIVDGNRGEVYTNPGDVLRKQFAEVVEEEKQLALGLDSLRDLPCVTLDGHRMPLWVNTGLLADVARAQKRGAEGVGLYRTEVPFMINQRFPSEKEQLAIYREQLAAFHPQPVTMRSLDIGGDKSLSYFPIKEDNPFLGWRGIRVTLDHPEIFLVQTRAMLKASEGLNNLRILLPMISGIHELEEALHLIHRAWGEVRDEGTDVPMPPVGVMIEIPAAVYQTKELARMVDFLSVGSNDLTQYLLAVDRNNPRVADLYDYLHPAVLQALQTVVRDAHAEGKPVSICGEMAGDPAAAVLLMAMGFDSLSMNATNLPKVKWMLRQINLSKAKELLAELMTIDNPQVIHSSLQLALKKLGLAKMVNPAAANPL, encoded by the coding sequence ATGCTCAATACGCTGCGCAAGATCGTCCAGGAAGTTAACTCCGCCAAGGATCTCAAGGCGGCGTTGGGGATTATTGTGTTGCGCGTCAAAGAGGCCATGGGCAGCCAGGTCTGCTCGGTCTACCTGCTTGATCCAGAGACCAACCGCTTCGTGCTGATGGCCACCGAGGGCTTGAACAAGCGCTCGATCGGCAAGGTCAGCATGGCACCCAACGAAGGTCTGGTCGGCCTGGTCGGCACGCGTGAAGAACCCCTGAACCTCGAAAACGCCGCGGATCACCCGCGCTACCGCTACTTCGCCGAGACCGGCGAGGAGCGCTACGCCTCGTTCCTCGGGGCGCCGATCATTCACCACCGCCGCGTCGTCGGCGTGTTGGTCATCCAGCAGAAAGAACGCCGCCAGTTCGATGAAGGTGAAGAAGCCTTCCTCGTGACCATGAGCGCGCAACTCGCTGGTGTCATCGCTCACGCCGAGGCTACCGGCTCGATCCGTGGCCTTGGCCGTCAGGGCAAGGGCATCCAGGAAGCCAAGTTCGTCGGCGTGCCGGGTTCGCCGGGTGCGGCGGTCGGTACCGCGGTGGTCATGCTGCCGCCGGCGGATCTGGACGTGGTGCCGGACAAGACCATCACCGACATCGACGCGGAACTCGCGCTGTTCAAGACCGCCATCGAAGGCGTGCGGGCCGACATGCGTGCGTTGTCGGCCAAACTGGCGACCCAGCTGCGTCCGGAAGAGCGCGCGCTGTTCGACGTCTACCTGATGATGCTCGACGATGCCTCGCTGGGCAGCGAAATCACCACCGTGATCAAGACCGGCCAGTGGGCCCAGGGCGCGCTGCGCCAGGTCGTGACCGATCACGTCAACCGTTTCGAATTGATGGACGACGAATACCTGCGTGAGCGGGCGTCGGACGTCAAGGACCTGGGCCGTCGCCTGCTCGCCTACCTGCAGGAAGAGCGTCAGCAGAACCTGGTCTATCCGGAAAAGACCATTCTGGTCAGCGAAGAACTGACGCCGGCAATGCTCGGCGAGGTGCCGGAAGGCACGCTGGTCGGTCTGGTGTCGGTACTCGGTTCGGGCAACTCCCACGTCGCGATCCTGGCCCGGGCCATGGGCATCCCGACGGTAATGGGCCTGGTCGACCTGCCGTATGCCAAGGTCGACGGCATCGAACTGATCGTCGACGGTAATCGCGGCGAGGTCTACACCAACCCCGGCGATGTGCTGCGCAAGCAGTTCGCCGAGGTGGTGGAAGAAGAGAAACAACTGGCGCTGGGTCTCGACTCCCTGCGCGACCTGCCGTGCGTGACCCTCGACGGCCACCGCATGCCGCTGTGGGTCAACACCGGCCTGCTGGCAGACGTGGCGCGGGCGCAGAAGCGTGGCGCCGAAGGCGTCGGTCTGTACCGCACCGAAGTGCCGTTCATGATCAACCAGCGCTTCCCGAGCGAGAAGGAACAACTGGCGATCTACCGCGAGCAGCTTGCCGCGTTCCACCCGCAACCGGTGACCATGCGCAGCCTGGACATCGGCGGCGACAAGTCGCTGTCGTACTTCCCGATCAAGGAAGACAACCCGTTCCTCGGCTGGCGCGGGATCCGCGTCACCCTCGACCATCCGGAAATCTTCCTGGTGCAGACCCGCGCGATGCTCAAGGCCAGCGAAGGCCTGAACAACCTGCGGATCCTGTTGCCGATGATCTCCGGCATCCACGAGCTCGAAGAAGCGCTGCACCTGATTCACCGTGCCTGGGGCGAAGTGCGCGACGAAGGCACCGACGTGCCGATGCCGCCAGTGGGTGTGATGATCGAAATTCCTGCGGCGGTTTACCAGACCAAAGAGCTGGCGCGGATGGTGGACTTCCTGTCGGTCGGCTCCAACGACCTGACCCAGTACCTGCTGGCCGTGGATCGCAACAACCCGCGGGTCGCCGATCTCTACGACTACCTGCACCCGGCGGTGCTGCAAGCCCTGCAAACCGTGGTGCGCGACGCCCATGCCGAAGGCAAGCCGGTGAGCATCTGCGGTGAGATGGCCGGTGACCCGGCGGCGGCGGTGCTGTTGATGGCGATGGGCTTCGACAGCCTGTCGATGAACGCCACCAACCTGCCGAAGGTGAAATGGATGTTGCGCCAGATCAACCTGAGCAAGGCCAAGGAACTGCTGGCGGAGTTGATGACCATCGACAACCCGCAGGTGATCCACAGCTCGCTGCAACTGGCGTTGAAGAAACTCGGGTTGGCGAAGATGGTCAATCCGGCGGCAGCCAACCCGCTCTGA
- a CDS encoding RNA pyrophosphohydrolase, whose amino-acid sequence MIDPDGFRPNVGIILTNDAGQVLWARRINQDAWQFPQGGINPEETPEDALYRELNEEVGLEREDVEILACTRGWLRYRLPQRLVRTHSQPLCIGQKQKWFLLRLVSNEQRVRMDLTGKPEFDGWRWVSYWYPLGQVVTFKREVYRRALKELAPRLLARD is encoded by the coding sequence GTGATCGACCCCGATGGTTTCCGCCCTAATGTCGGGATCATTCTGACGAATGACGCCGGCCAGGTGCTATGGGCTCGCCGTATCAATCAAGATGCCTGGCAGTTTCCGCAAGGGGGAATCAATCCCGAGGAGACGCCGGAAGACGCCTTGTACCGCGAGCTGAACGAAGAAGTTGGCCTGGAACGCGAAGATGTTGAAATTCTCGCCTGTACCCGGGGCTGGTTGCGCTATCGTTTGCCGCAACGTCTGGTGCGAACCCACAGCCAACCGCTGTGCATCGGCCAGAAACAGAAATGGTTTCTCCTGCGCCTGGTCTCCAACGAGCAGCGGGTGCGGATGGATTTGACCGGTAAACCGGAGTTCGATGGCTGGCGCTGGGTCAGTTATTGGTATCCGTTGGGCCAGGTGGTGACATTCAAGCGCGAAGTGTATCGCCGCGCTCTCAAAGAGCTTGCCCCGCGCCTTTTAGCGCGCGACTGA
- a CDS encoding HAD family hydrolase yields MRLALFDLDNTLLGGDSDHAWGDYLCERGFLDPIAYKARNDEFYQDYLAGKLDNAAYLNFCLEILGRTEMAVLEQWHNDYMRDCIEPIMLPKAVELLNQHRDAGDKLVIITATNRFVTAPIAARLGVETLIATECEMQDGRYTGRSTDVPCFREGKVTRLNRWLEETGHSLEGSYFYSDSMNDLPLLEQVVNPVAVDPDPNLRAEAEKRGWPVISLRD; encoded by the coding sequence ATGCGCCTGGCTTTATTCGATTTGGACAACACCCTTCTGGGCGGCGACAGCGACCACGCTTGGGGCGATTATCTGTGCGAACGCGGCTTCCTTGACCCGATCGCCTACAAGGCCCGCAATGACGAGTTCTACCAGGATTACCTGGCCGGCAAACTGGATAACGCCGCCTACCTGAACTTCTGCCTGGAGATTCTCGGCCGCACCGAGATGGCCGTGCTTGAGCAGTGGCACAACGATTACATGCGCGACTGCATCGAACCGATCATGTTGCCAAAAGCCGTTGAGTTGCTGAACCAGCACCGCGACGCCGGCGACAAGCTGGTGATCATCACCGCCACCAACCGCTTCGTCACCGCACCAATTGCTGCGCGCCTGGGCGTCGAAACCCTGATCGCCACCGAATGCGAGATGCAGGACGGCCGCTATACCGGACGCAGCACCGACGTGCCGTGCTTCCGTGAAGGCAAGGTGACGCGCCTGAACCGCTGGCTGGAAGAAACCGGGCATTCGCTGGAAGGCAGCTATTTCTACAGCGACTCGATGAATGACCTGCCGCTGCTGGAGCAGGTGGTGAATCCGGTCGCAGTCGACCCGGATCCGAACCTGCGGGCCGAAGCCGAGAAACGCGGCTGGCCGGTAATCAGTCTGCGCGACTGA
- a CDS encoding DUF2269 family protein, with protein sequence METLTALKAAHMLATAVLLLGALGLGTGVWRARRNGDATAGSRTLQRPWLFVWLLIVLALVSMPFTGWWMVHLVGWPLGQTWILASSVLYTVAALAWFWLLVRLNRLRKAPGGVGRFSLGLALFGLVCFIAIAGLMGAKPV encoded by the coding sequence ATGGAAACGTTAACCGCCCTGAAAGCGGCGCACATGCTGGCGACCGCGGTGTTGCTGCTCGGTGCGCTGGGCCTCGGAACAGGCGTCTGGCGCGCACGGCGCAACGGTGATGCGACGGCGGGCAGCCGCACGTTGCAGCGGCCATGGCTGTTTGTCTGGTTGTTGATCGTGCTGGCGCTGGTGAGCATGCCGTTTACCGGCTGGTGGATGGTGCATCTGGTGGGCTGGCCGCTGGGGCAGACGTGGATTCTGGCTTCCAGCGTGCTGTACACCGTGGCCGCACTGGCGTGGTTCTGGCTGCTGGTGCGCTTGAACCGGTTGCGCAAGGCGCCGGGCGGCGTGGGCCGGTTCAGTCTGGGGCTGGCGTTGTTCGGGCTGGTCTGCTTTATCGCGATTGCCGGGTTGATGGGCGCCAAGCCGGTTTAA
- the ilvA gene encoding threonine ammonia-lyase, biosynthetic, whose amino-acid sequence MLEQYVKKILTSRVYDVAVETPLQNARQLSERLGNDIWLKREDLQPVFSFKIRGAYNKLTQLSDEERARGVVTASAGNHAQGLALAAKVLGVKATIVMPKTTPEIKVEGVRSRGGKVVLHGDSFPEALAYSLKLVDEKGYVYIHPYDDPHTIAGQGTVAMEILRQHPQPLDAIFVPVGGGGLIAGIAAYVKYLRPDIKVIGVEPDDSNCLQAAMAAGERVVLPAVGIFADGVAVAQIGQHTFDICKDYVDEVITVSTDEICAAIKDIYDDTRSITEPAGALGVAGIKKYVEQRGVSGQTFVAIDSGANVNFDRLRHVAERAELGEGREAIIAVTIPEKAGSFKAFCEAIGKRQITEFNYRYNNGSEAHIFVGVQTHPDSDPRSALLASLTEQGFPVLDLTDNELAKLHIRHMVGGRAAHVVDEVVLRFEFPERPGALFNFLNKLGGRWNISMFHYRNHGAADGRVVAGLQVPHDERHLVPAALEEIGYPYWDESDNPAYQLFLG is encoded by the coding sequence ATGCTCGAACAGTACGTCAAGAAGATCCTCACCTCGCGCGTTTATGACGTTGCCGTAGAAACGCCGCTGCAGAACGCCCGCCAGCTCTCCGAGCGGCTGGGCAACGACATCTGGCTCAAGCGCGAAGACTTGCAGCCGGTGTTCTCGTTCAAGATTCGCGGCGCCTACAACAAGCTGACCCAGTTGAGCGACGAAGAGCGCGCCCGTGGCGTGGTCACCGCGTCGGCGGGCAACCATGCGCAGGGCCTGGCCCTGGCGGCGAAAGTGCTGGGCGTGAAGGCGACCATCGTGATGCCCAAGACCACCCCGGAAATCAAGGTCGAAGGCGTGCGCTCCCGTGGTGGCAAGGTGGTGCTGCACGGCGATTCCTTCCCGGAAGCGCTGGCCTACTCGCTGAAACTGGTCGATGAAAAAGGCTACGTCTACATCCACCCGTACGACGATCCGCACACCATTGCCGGGCAGGGCACCGTGGCGATGGAGATTCTGCGCCAGCACCCGCAGCCACTGGACGCGATCTTCGTCCCGGTGGGCGGCGGCGGTCTGATCGCCGGCATCGCGGCGTACGTGAAATACCTTCGTCCGGACATCAAGGTCATCGGCGTCGAACCCGACGACTCCAACTGCCTGCAAGCGGCGATGGCCGCGGGCGAGCGTGTGGTGCTGCCGGCCGTGGGCATCTTCGCTGACGGCGTGGCGGTGGCGCAGATCGGCCAGCACACCTTCGACATCTGCAAGGATTACGTCGACGAAGTGATCACCGTCAGTACCGACGAAATCTGCGCGGCGATCAAGGACATCTACGACGATACCCGTTCGATCACCGAACCGGCCGGCGCCCTGGGCGTGGCCGGTATCAAGAAGTACGTCGAGCAGCGCGGCGTCAGCGGCCAGACCTTCGTGGCCATCGATTCCGGGGCCAACGTCAACTTCGACCGTCTGCGCCACGTCGCCGAGCGCGCCGAGCTGGGTGAAGGTCGTGAAGCGATCATCGCCGTGACCATCCCGGAGAAGGCCGGCAGCTTCAAGGCATTCTGCGAGGCCATCGGCAAGCGCCAGATCACCGAATTCAACTACCGCTATAACAATGGCAGCGAAGCGCACATCTTCGTCGGCGTGCAGACGCACCCGGACAGCGACCCGCGCAGTGCGTTGCTGGCGAGCCTGACCGAGCAGGGTTTCCCGGTGCTCGACCTGACCGACAACGAGCTGGCCAAGCTGCACATCCGTCACATGGTCGGCGGACGTGCGGCGCACGTGGTCGATGAAGTGGTGCTGCGCTTCGAGTTCCCGGAGCGTCCGGGTGCGCTGTTCAACTTCCTCAACAAACTCGGCGGCCGCTGGAACATCTCGATGTTCCACTACCGCAACCACGGTGCGGCGGACGGCCGTGTGGTGGCGGGCCTGCAAGTGCCCCACGACGAACGTCATCTGGTGCCCGCAGCCCTTGAGGAAATCGGCTACCCGTACTGGGACGAAAGCGACAACCCGGCCTATCAGCTGTTTCTTGGCTGA
- the rpiA gene encoding ribose-5-phosphate isomerase RpiA — MTQDQLKQAVAQAAVDFILPKLDDKSIVGVGTGSTANCFIDALAQHKGAFDGAVASSEATAARLKGHGIPVYELNTVSNLEFYVDGADESDEHLNLIKGGGAALTREKIVAAVAKTFICIADASKLVPVLGAFPLPVEVIPMARSHVARELVKLGGDPVYREGVLTDNGNIILDVHNLQITNPVELEAQINAIVGVVTNGLFAARPADLLLLGTSEGVKTLKAE, encoded by the coding sequence ATGACCCAGGATCAACTCAAACAGGCCGTGGCCCAGGCCGCCGTCGACTTCATCCTTCCGAAACTCGACGACAAGAGCATCGTCGGCGTCGGCACCGGCTCCACCGCCAACTGCTTCATCGATGCCCTGGCCCAGCACAAGGGCGCATTCGATGGCGCGGTCGCGAGCTCCGAAGCCACCGCCGCGCGCCTCAAGGGCCACGGGATTCCGGTGTACGAGCTGAACACCGTGAGCAATCTGGAGTTCTACGTCGACGGCGCCGATGAAAGCGACGAACACCTGAACCTGATCAAGGGCGGCGGCGCAGCACTGACCCGCGAGAAGATCGTCGCGGCCGTGGCCAAGACCTTCATCTGCATCGCCGACGCCAGCAAACTGGTGCCGGTGCTGGGCGCGTTCCCGCTGCCGGTGGAAGTGATCCCGATGGCCCGCAGCCACGTGGCCCGCGAGCTGGTGAAGCTGGGCGGCGACCCGGTCTACCGCGAAGGCGTGCTGACCGACAACGGCAACATCATCCTGGACGTGCACAACCTGCAGATCACCAATCCGGTGGAGCTGGAAGCGCAGATCAACGCGATCGTCGGCGTGGTCACCAACGGCCTGTTCGCGGCACGCCCGGCGGATCTGTTGTTGCTGGGCACTTCCGAAGGTGTGAAAACACTGAAAGCTGAATAA
- a CDS encoding SdiA-regulated domain-containing protein encodes MRRLARPKPLFIILSVIALIALIAIGQYMRLFERAWFNLNTLWQPMNSEAIGLDQYRVAIEAKVIDGLNDDVSALTYDPVRKSLFTVTNKNAELIELSLDGTILRRVALIGFGDPEAVEFISADTYVITDERQQRLIKIHLEHDTTFLDAADAEQMTLGVHMSGNKGFEGLAYDSVGKRLFVAKERDPMLIYEVHGFPHFNPEKSYAVHVINNPKRDAGMFVRDLSSLQYDERSGHLLALSDESRLILELDVDGRPLSTMSLSGGRQGLKKTVPQAEGIAMDDDGTLYLVSEPNLFYVFKRPAQN; translated from the coding sequence ATGCGTCGACTTGCCCGTCCCAAGCCTCTGTTCATCATCCTGTCGGTGATTGCCCTGATCGCGCTGATTGCGATCGGCCAATACATGCGCCTGTTCGAGCGTGCCTGGTTCAACCTGAATACGCTCTGGCAGCCGATGAACAGCGAGGCCATCGGGCTGGATCAATATCGGGTAGCGATCGAAGCGAAGGTCATTGACGGACTGAACGACGACGTCTCGGCGCTGACCTACGATCCGGTGCGCAAGAGCCTGTTCACCGTGACCAACAAGAATGCCGAGCTGATCGAGCTGTCACTGGATGGCACGATCCTGCGCCGTGTTGCCTTGATCGGCTTCGGCGATCCGGAGGCGGTGGAGTTCATCAGCGCCGATACCTACGTAATCACCGATGAGCGCCAGCAACGGCTGATCAAGATCCATCTGGAGCACGACACTACGTTCCTCGATGCGGCGGACGCCGAGCAGATGACCCTTGGTGTGCACATGAGCGGCAACAAGGGGTTTGAAGGCCTGGCTTACGACTCGGTGGGCAAGCGCCTGTTCGTGGCCAAGGAACGGGACCCGATGCTGATCTATGAAGTGCACGGTTTTCCGCACTTCAACCCGGAAAAATCCTACGCGGTACACGTAATCAACAATCCCAAACGCGATGCCGGGATGTTCGTGCGAGATCTGTCGAGTCTGCAATACGACGAGCGCAGCGGTCATTTGCTGGCGCTGTCCGATGAATCGCGGCTGATTCTGGAACTGGATGTGGACGGGCGCCCGTTGAGCACGATGTCGTTGAGCGGTGGTCGACAGGGCCTGAAGAAAACCGTGCCGCAGGCGGAAGGTATCGCGATGGATGACGACGGGACGTTGTATCTGGTGAGCGAGCCGAATCTGTTCTACGTCTTCAAGAGGCCTGCGCAGAACTAA
- a CDS encoding SdiA-regulated domain-containing protein, whose protein sequence is MSSQTQLKPARRSRFALRWYSWLLLVAAATYGLAFAMHWDDRGLLWVLERFESSTEKQESVWLPDYRAVIDAKLLPGMEKDEASDLSYNPQTKTLFSVMGKNPFLVELTLQGDVLRKMPLVGWSNPEGLTVMENGLMAIVDERAHMLSIVKVDADTRELKRDDFPKYDLGPSKDQNKAFEAITWDARNQQLLLGEERPPALFTWKSDGSQTLKGDKQKLDSDELDLRNLSALAIDPRTGHTLVLSADSHLLLELDEKGEQVSFMTLLGGFNGLKNTIPRAEGVTMDEAGTLYMVSEPNLFYRFEKQK, encoded by the coding sequence ATGTCATCTCAAACTCAGCTCAAACCCGCTCGCCGTTCACGCTTCGCCCTGCGCTGGTATTCCTGGCTGTTGTTGGTAGCCGCCGCTACGTACGGGCTGGCGTTTGCCATGCATTGGGATGACCGTGGCCTGTTGTGGGTGCTGGAGCGCTTCGAGAGTTCGACCGAGAAGCAGGAAAGCGTCTGGCTTCCGGACTACCGGGCGGTCATCGACGCCAAACTGCTGCCTGGCATGGAGAAGGACGAAGCTTCGGACCTGTCCTATAACCCGCAGACCAAAACCCTGTTTTCGGTGATGGGCAAGAACCCGTTTCTGGTCGAGCTGACTCTGCAGGGCGACGTGCTGCGCAAGATGCCGCTGGTGGGCTGGAGCAATCCGGAAGGCCTGACGGTGATGGAAAACGGCTTGATGGCGATTGTCGACGAGCGCGCGCACATGCTCTCCATCGTCAAGGTCGATGCTGACACCCGTGAGCTGAAGCGCGACGATTTCCCCAAATACGACCTCGGCCCGTCGAAAGACCAGAACAAAGCTTTCGAAGCCATTACCTGGGACGCCCGCAATCAGCAACTGCTGCTGGGCGAGGAGCGTCCGCCTGCGCTGTTCACCTGGAAAAGCGACGGCAGCCAGACGCTCAAAGGCGACAAGCAGAAACTCGACAGCGATGAGCTGGACCTGCGCAACCTTTCAGCATTAGCGATTGACCCGCGCACCGGTCACACCCTGGTGCTGTCCGCCGATTCGCACCTGTTGCTGGAGCTGGACGAGAAGGGCGAACAAGTCAGCTTCATGACCCTGCTCGGCGGTTTCAACGGCTTGAAGAACACCATTCCCCGCGCCGAAGGCGTGACCATGGACGAGGCAGGCACGCTGTACATGGTCAGCGAGCCGAACCTGTTCTACCGCTTCGAAAAGCAGAAGTAA
- a CDS encoding fumarylacetoacetate hydrolase family protein, producing MSYQHQYVDGTRIHFPLGKVVCIGRNYAEHAKELDNPVPTEPLLFIKPGSCVVPLEGGFSIPTERGSVHYEAEIAVLIGKPLSTKPSREEVLDAISGFAPALDLTLRDKQAELKSKGLPWEIAKSFDGAAVIAPFVVGSTFSDLTDIGIRLTINGEVRQDGNSSAMLNPIVPMIQHMAGCFSLQAGDVILTGTPVGVGPLNVGDEIVLELPGASRFTSSVR from the coding sequence ATGAGCTATCAGCACCAGTATGTCGACGGTACGCGGATTCATTTTCCGCTGGGAAAAGTGGTGTGCATCGGCCGTAACTACGCCGAACACGCCAAGGAACTGGACAACCCGGTGCCTACCGAGCCGTTGCTGTTCATCAAGCCCGGCAGTTGCGTGGTACCGCTGGAAGGCGGTTTCAGCATTCCGACCGAGCGTGGCTCGGTGCATTACGAAGCGGAAATCGCTGTGTTGATCGGCAAGCCACTGTCGACCAAGCCGAGCCGTGAAGAAGTGCTGGACGCGATCTCCGGTTTCGCCCCGGCGCTGGACCTGACCCTGCGCGACAAGCAGGCCGAGCTCAAGTCGAAAGGGCTGCCGTGGGAAATCGCCAAGTCGTTCGACGGCGCGGCGGTGATTGCACCGTTCGTGGTCGGCAGCACCTTTTCCGACCTGACCGACATCGGCATTCGCCTGACCATCAACGGCGAAGTGCGCCAGGACGGCAACAGCAGCGCGATGCTCAACCCGATCGTGCCGATGATCCAGCACATGGCCGGCTGCTTCTCGCTGCAGGCCGGTGACGTGATTCTCACCGGCACACCGGTGGGCGTCGGTCCGCTGAACGTTGGCGATGAAATCGTGCTGGAACTGCCGGGCGCCAGTCGCTTCACCAGCAGCGTTCGCTGA
- a CDS encoding FAD-binding oxidoreductase has product MTNPALIDELKTLVEPGKVLTDADSLNAYGKDWTKHFAPAPSAIVFPKTIEQVQAVVRWANEHKVALVPSGGRTGLSAAAVAANGEVVVSFDYMNQILDINLTDRTAVCQPGVVTEQLQNAAEEHDLYYPVDFASAGSSQIGGNIGTNAGGIKVIRYGMTRNWVAGMKVVTGKGDVLELNKDLIKNATGYDLRQLFIGAEGTLGFVVEATMRLDRSPKNLTAMVLGTADFDSIMPVLHAFQGRLDLTAFEFFSDKALAKVMGRGDVPAPFETDCPFYALLEFEATTEEVANTALETFEHCVEQGWVLDGVMSQSETQLQNLWKLREYISETISHWTPYKNDISVTVSKVPAFLQEIDAIVGEHYPDFEIVWFGHIGDGNLHLNILKPDNLSKDEFFAKCATVNKWVFETVEKYNGSISAEHGVGMTKRDYLTYSRSPVEIEYMKAVKAVFDPNGIMNPGKIFAV; this is encoded by the coding sequence ATGACCAATCCTGCCCTGATTGATGAACTGAAGACCCTGGTCGAGCCTGGCAAGGTCCTGACCGATGCCGACTCCCTGAACGCTTATGGCAAGGACTGGACCAAGCATTTCGCCCCGGCGCCCAGCGCCATCGTGTTCCCCAAGACCATCGAGCAGGTGCAGGCCGTCGTGCGCTGGGCCAACGAACATAAAGTGGCGCTGGTGCCGTCGGGCGGGCGCACCGGGCTTTCCGCCGCCGCCGTGGCCGCCAATGGCGAAGTGGTCGTGTCGTTCGACTACATGAACCAGATTCTCGATATCAACCTCACCGACCGCACCGCCGTCTGTCAGCCGGGCGTGGTCACCGAGCAATTGCAGAATGCCGCCGAAGAACATGACTTGTACTACCCGGTCGACTTCGCCTCGGCAGGTTCCAGCCAGATTGGCGGCAACATCGGTACCAATGCCGGCGGGATCAAGGTCATTCGCTATGGCATGACCCGCAATTGGGTCGCAGGCATGAAAGTGGTGACCGGCAAGGGCGATGTGCTGGAACTGAACAAGGACCTGATCAAGAACGCCACCGGTTATGACCTGCGGCAGCTGTTCATCGGCGCCGAAGGCACCCTGGGTTTTGTGGTCGAGGCGACCATGCGCCTGGACCGTTCGCCGAAAAACCTGACCGCGATGGTCCTCGGCACGGCTGATTTCGATTCGATCATGCCGGTGCTGCACGCATTCCAGGGCCGGCTCGACCTGACCGCGTTCGAATTTTTCTCCGACAAGGCCCTGGCCAAGGTCATGGGCCGTGGCGACGTCCCGGCGCCGTTCGAAACCGACTGCCCGTTCTATGCCTTGCTGGAATTCGAAGCGACCACCGAAGAAGTGGCCAATACCGCGCTGGAAACCTTCGAGCATTGCGTGGAGCAGGGCTGGGTGCTGGACGGCGTGATGAGCCAGAGCGAAACCCAGTTGCAGAACCTGTGGAAGTTGCGCGAATACATCTCCGAAACCATTTCCCACTGGACGCCGTACAAGAACGACATCTCGGTCACCGTCTCGAAAGTCCCGGCATTTCTGCAGGAAATCGACGCGATCGTCGGTGAACACTATCCCGATTTCGAAATTGTCTGGTTCGGCCACATCGGTGACGGCAACCTTCACCTGAACATCCTCAAGCCGGACAACCTGAGCAAGGACGAGTTTTTCGCCAAGTGCGCCACCGTCAACAAGTGGGTGTTCGAAACCGTGGAGAAGTACAACGGTTCGATTTCAGCCGAACACGGCGTGGGCATGACCAAACGCGACTACTTGACCTACAGCCGCTCGCCGGTGGAAATCGAATACATGAAAGCGGTCAAGGCGGTGTTCGACCCGAACGGCATCATGAACCCGGGCAAGATCTTCGCGGTTTGA